The DNA region TGGACAGCGGCGAGTGGCAGGCGGCCGGGTACGAGGTGCAGCGCGACACGGTCCTGACCGCCGCGCAGACCGTCCCGCCGCGCCGCACGCCGACCCTGGACTTGCGCCCCCTGCACTCGGACGCCGACTGGGAGGCTGCCGCGCACCTGCGACTGGCCGTGAACGCCGCCGACCCCAACCCGCACGGCGAGGCCGCGTACCGGGAATTCGTAACGCGCAAACTGGCGGCCGCCCGCGCCGCCCAGGAACGCGGGCGGGGCGCGGTGCTCGCCGCCTTCGACGCGCACGGCGCGGCCCTGAGTGCCCTGGGCATCTTCGACGCTGGCGACGGTGTCGCCCGGTACCAGGCGGTCGAGACGCACCCGGCACACCGCTCGCGTGGACTGGCCGGCGCGCTGGTTCACGCGGCCGGGCAGTGGGCGCACGCGCGGCTCGGCACGCGCACGCTGGTCATCGTGGCCGACCCCGACTACCACGCGCAGGCGC from Deinococcus depolymerans includes:
- a CDS encoding GNAT family N-acetyltransferase, whose amino-acid sequence is MPGSLAFFTDVALRVAEGGVTERHADHTVIRSPGNPTFWWGNFLLMPAAPQPGDLPRWEALFRQAFPHAAHRAFGVDTPDGSVDSGEWQAAGYEVQRDTVLTAAQTVPPRRTPTLDLRPLHSDADWEAAAHLRLAVNAADPNPHGEAAYREFVTRKLAAARAAQERGRGAVLAAFDAHGAALSALGIFDAGDGVARYQAVETHPAHRSRGLAGALVHAAGQWAHARLGTRTLVIVADPDYHAQALYERLGFRPAETQLSLHKRPPGP